The nucleotide sequence AGGCGGCCGGGGTCCCGAGGTCGCGGCCCgacagggcggggcggggctcccACCCCCTCGCCCACCCACACCCgcttctgctcccccacccccggctcacCCTGGCGGCTCACCGTCTTCGTGCCCCTGCAGAGCAACGAGGTGACGGGCTGGCTGGACGGCAGCGCCATCTATGGCTCCTCGCACTCCTGGAGCGACGCGCTGCGGAGCTTCTCCGGGGGGCAGCTGGCGTCGGGGCCCGACCCCGCCTTCCCCCGGGACGCGCAAAGCCCCCTGCTCATGTGGACTGCGCCCGACCCGGCCACCGGACAGCGCGGGCCCCGGGGGCTGTACGGTGAGGCTGCGGGGCGGGCTGCGGCGGCCGGGGCGCGGGTCGGGCCGGGGCGGGCTGCGGGCGGCCACACTGGCGGTCAGTCCGCTGCTCACGTCCTCCCCTGCGTCCCCCGCGCCCTGCGGCCCCGCGTCGCGTGCAGCCTTCGGGGCGGAGCGAGGGAACCGCGACCCCTTCCTGCAGGCGCTGGGCCTGCTGTGGTTCCGCTACCACAACCTGTGCGCGCAGCGGCTGGCCCGCGAGCACCCGCAGTGGGGGGACGAGGAGCTGTTCCAGCACGCGCGCAAGAGGGTCATCGCCACCTACCAGGTCAGTCACACGCCCCGTCCCCGCCTCCCCCCCGCTCGGTAacccgccctccccccccccccccacacactgccCGCTGCTTCGCGGGAGACTCCGCTGCCCCGCAGAGCCCTCCATCCTCACACAAACAGCCCCCAGAACTGGAGCTAACGTCTAGGAATGGACCCCGAAGATGAGCAGCAGGCCAAGGGCCATTATACACGAGACTTGGCTGTGGTTATTAGTTATTAGGCCACTGCCATCCCATGTTCCCAGTGGGGGACAGGCCTCTGCCCCTGTCCTGTTGGAGTTGCCTCCCTCCTGACTGCCCCTGCTTGGCCCTCACTTCCACCTAAGCCTTCCTTGGGCTCAGACGGCTCTCAGCATGGCTGCTCCAGTACTTGCCTCCCTTTTGCCCTGTCTTGACCCTCAGAACATAGCTCTGTATGAGTGGCTGCCCAGCTTCCTGCAGAAAACACCCCCAAAGTATGCAGGTGAGGGGAGTATGCATGTGAGGGGATGCGGAGGGAGAATGGGGGAGCTAGCAGGAGTTTTTTGGATGGGGAGAAGAGGTGCAGAGGGagcggggagaagaggaggggtaGGAGGGTGGGTGGTTTAAGGGCTAAATGTTActgtcctctctcttctcctcttcccccaggATACCGCCCTTTCCTGGATCCCAGCATCTCTCCAGAGTTCCTGGCGGCCTCTGAGCAGTTCTTCTCCACCTTGGTGCCTCCTGGCATCTACATGAGGTGAAGGCAAAGCATAAACGTCTCTGTGTTAGGAGGAATGGGGATGTCATTTGAGAAAAATCTGCCCTCAGGAGCCCTCAGGAAAGGATTATCAGTCTGAAGTGTGCTAATTTCCCCAGAGAACAGTGAATTTGGAGGGGGgagaaaattgtttaaaaaggCATCATGTCGTCTTGAAGCACTTTGTGTCCATTTTCCTACAGCTGGTGTATGTATAACCCCCCAATTAAACACAAGCTAATTGAGGCTTAGAGGGTGAGTCACAAACCCTCCTGGTCTGAAACTTAGGTCTTGACACTACATTGGGGGCATTTGTAGCTCTAAGCACAGGACCTGGGTCTTGTAAGCCTTTCTAgggaattataatttaaaaagtgtgaGAGCTGAAGAAAAACTTTGACTCCAAAATAATGAAAAGCGAActttaaactaaaaatatacatatttaattaaatgtatatggaacaaaacatcagtttattttttataattgcaTTATAATTTGAAACAATTTGTTGGTTAGgagcacctggtggttcagtcagttaagtggctgccttcagctcaggtcatgatcccaaggtcctgtgagggagtgctgcatcaggctctctgctcagtggggagtctgctccctctccctctacacctccccccctgcttatactctctctctctcactctctctgtcaaataaataaataaaatcttttaaaaaaattcataggtTTGACTTTCTTACTCTGGAACAATTTTTAGATATGCCTAATGATAGCCAAGAAATCATAGCAATTGACTTATCCATAGACAAGTAATttcaaaaaaacaactaaaaatccttttaaaatcgtttaacttacatatatttgtatatatatgtatgtatacatatgtattcatatgtattcatatataatgAATTCTGTCTTTGGGAATTGGGAGAGAAGAGGTACTCTGAATAGAGTCccatgtttatgtgtgtgtgtgtgtgtgtgtgtgtatactgagtgtacacacacacacacacagaaatggagaaagagatgGGGAGGGGAAGCATGTGGATGCTTTgggtacatttttaaatgtttacaatgGCCTGGCCTCTAGCTATATCTAGTCCTGGAGACCAGCACTGACCCCATGGCCTAAGCCATCACGCCCCCACTCTTTGCATTTCAGAAATGCCAGTTGTCACTTCCAGGAGGTCATCCATTCGAACTCAAGTACCTCCAGAGCTCTCCGGGTCTGCAACAGCTACTGGAGCCGAAAGGTCAGCACCGGGGGCacatatgtgggtgtgtgtggtatgtgtgtatgtgtgtgcatgcatttgTGTGCATCTGTGTCTGAGGTATGTGATGCAGGTGGGCAGTAGGGCCGAGGGAGCCGGTGTACATGCTCAAAAACGAATCCTCCACCTCCACCTGAGGGCTGTGTGAGGGACAGCGAGGCCTATGCAGGTGTGGCACTACATTCATTGCTACCTTGTgggtttttcttctcctttgtcaGCTCTGAGCCCCTTGTAGGCCTTGGAGTACCCCAGccatcccacccctccccccaaggaAATGTCCCAGTGAGACATACCTAAGGCagtgtgtgaatgtgtatgtTGAGGGGCAAGCACGGAGGAGGAAAGAATTCTGAGATTATCAGGGATAATCTGTCCCTCTCAAACCAGGTCAGTGTGGGTGAAGAGCATTGACAAATAATTTAAAGCAAAATCTTATACTTTGTGTGGAGAAGAAGAGAGgtgggaggaaaagggagaagaggaaagcaCAGGAGAAGAGTCACAGAGCTGAACTGAAGAAGACCTCAGTGTCCtcctaattgttttattttaatttaacttaaattaattttatccCTAATACCCTTTTTATTAAGGGGAAGGCACTGAGTTCAGAGAGGTCCTGTGATTTGCCCATGGTCATACACCTGTTCACTAACAGAGCAAAGACCAAGACCTAGATGCTCTAGTGCCTTTGTCGATCATATCGTCCATTCTCCTAAGTGGAAGTAAAGTTTTAGATCCCTTGTGTTTGTGGGGACTTGTCTCCCAGCAGCATGAGCTTTGGATGGGGACATCACTCACCCTGAGTGAGGAATCAACCAATGGAGGAGGAATGGCCTGCTACTTTCAGAGCAAACACCAGTACCGGGTGGGCCCAAGACATGCACTGTGGTGTGGGGAGATCCTGGCTGCTCAACCTTCAGCCCCGccctctctccccattcccaAAGCATCCAAACCTGCAAAGAGCTGAGGACGTGGATGCGCTGCTGCTGGGCATGGCCTCCCAGATCGCTGAGCGAGAGGACCATGTCGTGGTCGAGGATGTGCTTGGTGAGGCTGAGGCTATCCTTTCAGCCTGTGCCCTGCTGGTCCCTGGGTGGGGCTTCTGCTGGAGCTCCCGTGTCAGGgcagagagggtgcctggggctGGGAACCTGCACTCTTTAACTGCTGAGAGACCTAGTGACCATGGTTCCCTCTGTGTGACTTCAGTCCCCCCTGGGACTGGTTGGAGCCTGGGTCCTGGGCTACTGTTGCTGTGGTGGCCCTGAGCTCCCTCAGACCCTCCGTTATTTCATCCCCAGATTTCTGGCCTGGACCCCTGAAGTTTTCCCGCACAGACTACCTGGCTGGCTGCCTGCAGAGGGGCCGGGATCTGGGCCTGCCCTCTTACACCAAGGCCAGGGCAGCACTGGGTCTGGCTCCCGTTACCAGATGGCAGGACATCAACCCTGCACTCTCCCAGAACAACCACACTGTAAGGAGGGGTTGGGACCCAGAGGGCAGGGTGGGAAGGTGGAACCACATTGGCCCAAGACAGGGAAGGCAGTCAGTGAGATACAAACACTAGAGACAAGTCCCTGGGGAGAGGGATGGGACTCACCCAGGTGGCATCCCAGTGTCATACACCACGATGGAAGTTACCAGACCAGCAGGATTTGGCAGTAGACCTTGTGACTCTGCCAATCtagcaaatgtttgttgagcaTCTCTTGCATGCCAGGCACTTAATAGGCATTATCTCATTTGCTCTTCTAACAACCATCTGAGCAGGTGTAGAAGGTCCTTGACCCAGGGAAAAGCTGTACTATTTTACACTTTTTTGATACTCAAGCTGCCTTTGGGGAGTCAACTGTCACGCCCTGAGCTATCTCGCCTGGGCAAGCGACGTCGCTTGCCATCAACAGACCAGTTTTGGTCCCCTTACCCTCTTGGCATAGTGGCATTTCTACAGTTGCATGCTTGCTTTATTGCTTTTGTCCTTACTGTTTTATAAGATTGTTGAAAAGTGGAGAATTGAAAGGTTGATGAAGAAGCACTATGCACATGGGGCTTGTAAGctttataaaatcaatataaagaTAGGGATCACCGGGCACACCAAAAGTAGCAAATCTTTATCTTAACTGGCCCTTGCTGGAATTAAGCTGGGCAAATGTTTGTTTACATAGCAGAGAAAAGAACTAAAGTAAAGGTCAGGTAGAAAGTGCTGCTCATATAATGTTGAAGTCTGTCTCCAAAAAGAATGCATATGAAGggatttgatttttaagaatttttttagcTCTCAAGAATAGAAACCTTCTCTAATACATCATTCTACCTTTCCAGCTTTTGTACTGATTTTGATCCTCAACTTTCATACCTTTTTGAGAACAATCCACATAGGGAACTGGCTGCCCATTTTATTCCAACGTTCTAAAATAGGcagctgagggcgcctgggtggctcagtgggttaggccgctgccttcggctcaggtcatgatctcagggtcctgggatcgagtcccacatcggactctctgctcagcagggagcctgtttcctcctctctctctctctctctctgcttacttgtgatctctctctgtcaaataaataaataaaatcttaaaaaaaaaatttaaaaaaaaaaaaattaaaaaaaaaaaaataaataaaataggcagCTGAGTCTGTGAGCGAGTTTCCATAAATGAGTTAACTTGTGTAAAGCACTCAGAATGGTGCCTGGGGCTTAATAAGTGAGTAATTGTcactttcatttattattatcatccctGGGGCTGATCCCTGCAAACTACCTCTTTTCCCCAGGGTGGGTACCAGGTCCTTGCACTCACTGCTATCCCTTCTTGGCCCCAGGTGCTGGAGGCCACAGCTGCCCTGTACAACCAGGACCTGTCCCGGCTGGAGTTGCTCCCCGGGGGGCTCCTGGAGAGCCACGGAGATCCCGGCCCCCTCTTCAGCACCATCGTCCTTGACCAGTTTGTGCGGCTGCGGGATGGCGACCGCTACTGGTTTGAGAACACCAGGAATGGGTAAGGCCTGCCTGGGTTGCTTCCTCAGACTTCACCTTGGCCTGGGCCCCAGGCCCTCTGTGTATAATGTCAGCAGCCCCGTGATTCCCAGTTGGCCTCCCCCTCTCCTTGGCCCCTCTGGAGCCCTGGGCTAGAGCAGGCATTTCTCTCCCAATACAACATCTCCTCAACTCTCCCATCCCCAGGCTATTCACTGAGGAAGAAATCGCAGAGATCAGAAACACTTCCCTGTGGGATGTCCTAGTGGCTGTCACCAGGATGAACCCCAGTGCCCTGCAACCCAATGTCTTCTTCTGGCATACGGGTGAGTGGCCCGGGGGATGCTTGGAGTGGCCTGGGGTCTGGTATCTCATCCCTCCTCAGCTGTGGGCCTGGTTTGGGTGTGGCTGGGCAGTAGACTTCAAGGAGGCAGTGAGTCACGGTTCTGCCCTTGGGAACTTTGGTTCTTGGCACCAAGgtggccacatgtggctgtgTAGTTTCCTTTCTGCACAACCCCAGGGGGTACCCAAGTGGTGGCaagactgagactcagagagaccTAGGGAGGAGACTCGCATCTGCTGGGCTGAGCCTGGGGTGGGTGTAATATCAAGAAGGCCCAGTGCAGTTAGGATATCCTAATCCCACAGCTGTGACAAGGgaagtgctgtgtgtgtgtgtgtgtgtgtgtgtgtgtgtacatatgtgtgtgtgagggagagaaTGACAAGGGTAAGCAGCTCCCATACCTCTGCTACGCAGAACTCCCCCCCACCCTATGTTTCCTGCTACCCTAACCTCCTCAGTGATTCTGTACCAGAGCCTCTGGTCCAGCACCCTCAGAACTCTagcttcctctgcctccccaggaGACCCCTGCCCGCAGCCAAGACAGCTCAGCACCGAAGGCCTGCCAGCCTGTGCTCCCTCCATCGTGCGTGACTATTTTGAAGGCAGTGGATTTGGCTTTGGGGTCaccattggggctctctgctgcttccccctgGGTAAAAGTGATGGGCAGGGGGGTATTGGGTGAAATGCGAAAGCTGAGGGGTGGCAGTGGGGTGGTTTCATCTAGGACACTAACTATGCAGAGTACTGTTCCTTTGGGCGTATGATGAAAATATCAGAGCAGGAGGGGACATGAGAAGTATCTGACCCGCAGATAAGTCAGCTTCAGGGAAATTTGCCTTTCTGTCCTCCTGGAGTCCTTCCAGGGCCCCGGTTGGTCAGGAGCCACAGGGAATCCAAATCTCACAGTTACTTGCAGGAGCCTGGGCCTGGGAAACTGTCCAAGGCAAACCCTGCCTGAAAATCAGTTGAGAACTAGCTGGGGTAGAGGCTTGAGACCTAGACTTTGGCATGGCCATGTGTGAGTCCACCAGGAGCATGGCAGAGCAGGTCCAGTCTCTGGCACAAGGACTCTGGCCTTAGTCTCCGGCTGGCAAGGGACCTGAGTGGTGGAAGCCACAGAGGCTGTACTGGTCTCTTGGAGGATACTCaaagctccctccccacccccaaccagggAGTTTCACAATTTGAGACAACTGAATGAGCTGACCTAAGAGATGGGGAAAGAAAGGGGTCTTGCCTGTTAAAGGGGCCACTGATCTCGCcagaccccccaccccttcctctgaacatcctcctgcctctgcccactCAGTGAGCCTGCTTAGTGCCTGGATTGTTGCCCGACTCCGAAGGAGAAATTTCAAGAGGCTCCAGGGTCAGGACCGCCAGAGCATCATGTCTGAGAAGCTCGTGGGGGGCGTGGAAGGTAGGTCTGAAGCTGCCAGGGCAGTTCAGGGGAGGACATAACTCAGAGCTGCAGACCACCCCCACCTCAGCTGCCTAAGGAAAAGGCCTCCCTTTTCTAGGCCTCCAAGCAGATGAGGGCAGGTCGGAAGAGCCATGGAGGCATCAGGTGGACTTTGGACCTGGACTCCTTCAACCTCCATAGAACCTCCCCATGGTCCCACAAAAAGTGGGTGTGATGGACTCATGGGGAGGAGTCACAGGGCTCTGACTACATTTCATAGGCTTACCAGGAATCTTTAGAATCCTCGGCAATGGATGCTGTGTGGCATCTTACCCTGGAATTTTAGGCAACAGAGAAGAAATTAATGGAAGTCCAGAGTCACACTGATGAGGACTGGAATCTGGATTCTACCACTTGGGCTTTTGGGCCTTAGGCAGATTTTCTAATCCCTTTAAACCtattttttcttatctgttaAACAGGAATAATAACAGCACTTATCTCACAGgtttatgaagattaaattaacTAGTTCACTCCAAGTGGTTGGTATAGTATTGGGCACACAGTAAACACTCAGAAAATGGTAGTTGTGCTTCACATGAGCTACAGGCACAGCAGGACtcttggggaggggcctctgTACCTAAGAAGGGGCCAGGAGCTACAGAGGCCTTGACCTAACTCCAGCCTGAAGCCAGCCTCGTTCATCCTGGCCCCAGCCGACCCAGCCCTGTCTCTCTAGCATTGGAATGGCAGGGCCACAAGGAGCCCTCCCGGCCAGTGCTGGTGCACCTGCAGCCCGGACAGATCTGCGTGGTGGACGGCAGGCTCTCTGTGCTCCGAACCATCCAGCTGCGGCCCCCGCAGCAGGTCAACCTCATCTTATCTGGCAACCGTGGACGCCGTGCCCTGCTGCTCAAGATCCCCAAGGAGTATGACCTGGTAAGGCCCAGCTGGTCCCATTCCTGGGCCACAGCCAGGGAGGCAGCCCGGTGGAAGGGAAAGAGCACTGAATCAGGAAGGGTTTCCAGCTTCTAATCCCAGGCTATAGTACCtgatagagagagaaacatgAACACGTTTGTCCGGCTCTGGGCCTGTGAGGTGACGTGATCTCCCCAGTGCCACCTTCTTCCTGCGCAGTCTTCCCCCCTTTTCTAAGGATGCCCCAGTGGGCCCTAGCTGGGAGTCCTTGGAAGAAGTCAGGccctcttccctgccctctgATTATAGGATCTAGTGAATTGTTAGAGATTTTGGAGAGGAACTCAATCAGAGGCTGGTTTTCAGCTATCTGACTCCCGGTCCCTTCCAtcatctctcctccctgcctttccttctcttctccagtgcGAACAGAGAGGGAAGGATGGCTGCAGACATGTGTATCTGAAGGCAGTCTCTGTACCTATAAGTGAGCCCAGAACCCCACTGACCCCAGGACAGAACAGTAAAttccttttataagggcactcTTTCCAGCGGCCTCCGACAGAACTCACGCAAAGCTCCTGGCCCCAGGAGGCCTCCACAAAGTGTTGCTCTCCCTGTCACCACTCCGTAGGTGCTGCTATTTAACGTGGAGGAGGAGCGGCAGGTGCTAGTGGACAACCTCCGGGCGGCCCTGAAGGAGAGCGGGCTGAGGTTCCAGGAGTGGGAGCTTCGGGAGCAGGAGCTGATGAGGGCAGCTGTGACGAGAGAGCAGCGGAGCCACCTCCTGGAGACCTTCTTCAGGCACCTCTTCTCCCAGGTATGTAGCTAGGCTCGGGTCTATCCATGCATGTCTGCTTGTGGTTGTGCCCTTGCCTGCATGCGGCCATGGGGTGACTCCAGGGAAAGTCAGGAGCCCTGACACTGATAATCAGGCCTACCGCACTTTTGGCCCAATCACCTGGCCTTTCTGTAAGGAGATGCTCTGACGCCTACCTGTGCGACTCCAGGGAGGGCACGTCAGAAGTTTATCTGCGTGTGTCACTCAGCTTTCTCCTCAGGACTGTCCAGCCTTTCTGCCGTCACTTAACTCATTCTGACTAAAAGGCCGCAGGAAGCCCGGGTCAGTGTGGGGGCAGTGAGGGCCTTTGGTTCCCCCTTCCTTGGTGGAATGCTGCTGCCAGAGGCCTTCATGGGGCTTTGGTGCTCACTTTGCATACTTCCAAGAACTACTGAGAGGATGTGGGAaaacaagccaggaagagaaatgCAAGGACTCAAGTCCCTATCAGGCACAGAAATAAAGTAGCCTGGGTCCAGGAGGGTGGAGAGGAAAAGCTTGGTAGAGATAAGATCCATCCAGCCCAGGTTCCACGCAAGGACTCTGTCCTGCCTCTGGGAAGAAAGAACAGCCACAGAAGGGAAGATAACCAGCACGGAATGATGGCTACAAAACAGCTAAGAGCTAAGCAGTGTAGGAGTTCAGCAAAGGTAGTGAGTTTTCAGGCTGGTGGACAGTCATGGTTCGGGTCACATTTGGTGAGAACTTAAAAAGAGGTGGAAAATTTTTGCTCAGaggaaaggagcaggagggacTGCACAGTGGTGCCCAGTAGAAAGGCAAACAATTAATGTTTGAGGAGAAGGAGCAGGGTTGGCTGGCCTGGGAGAAGATTTGTGAGGGAAGCGGCCAATTAATGGTCAtttacaatgtgccaggcacaggtCTTTTGTCATTTACTCCCCAAGCCCATTGAACTGGAGTATGCACTAGAATGGAGGGATCCCCAGGAGAGGAGACTCATTGCGAGGGCCTGGGGGGGCCAGAGCACCTCTACTCAGTTGGGGACCCATCAGGACTACAGGGACTCCTTGTGCTGGGGGTGCGAGAGTGGGCTACTATGACTTGGGGGTAGCTGCCAACCCTCTCTATCTGCACAGTGCTTCCAGTTTTCAAGACATTTTCCACACAGTTTCTCTTGTTGATTCTCACAATAGCCCTGTCAGACAAGTAGGGCACATAAGGAAAATGAAGGCCAGACAACTGGAGAGACTTGCCTGTGGTCACACAGCAAgtgggtggcagagctgggacaggaACCCGGTCTTTTGCCTCTAGCCCCAGGCTCTTTCCACTAAAGCTCCTTGTTTTGAAGCAACAAGGTTTGCCTCATGAAATCATAGCCAAGTTTGGACCGGGGGCTCCCGGTTGACAGGCAGGAGAAACAGGTCCTGTGGCCTGAggcctgcctccttcccccactgcctGCTCTGATGCTCGGAAAGCTCCTGGATGGGCTCCAGATAGCCCACTGTGAGAATTCTCCTTTCCCAATCCCAGCTTTTTCTCAACTCAGctgaggcttttcttttctttttttcgagTCAAAACTCCTTTGGGTGTAGGAGCAAGCTTGTACTGACAAAGGATCAGTTGACTGAGGCTACAGTGATATCTCAGGAATTCCAAAGGGAGGATTGTGTCCTGGCCTGGAAGGGGCAAGGAAAGGGAGAGTTGCCAGCCAACAGGGTCACTTACTTCTCTCTCTTAGCCTGCCTGGTTTTCTCTGTATGTTTACTtccctctgtctgtgtctctgagcACTTGGAAGAACATGGTGGTCCACAGCTTCTGAGGTTTCTTGTGCTCAGGTCAAGACCGACCTGGGACCTCATAGTCCCATTCCACATCGCCTGCTTGGATCAAGTGTGCGTCCCTGATCCACCCAGCTACCATAGAGGACCAGAGCTCTGTAGAACAAATGGCCCTAGGGACcacctgcagggcacaggacaggtgCTCAGGATATGGTGGGGGGCAGACACCTGGAAAAGGCAGCTCCTATAAGCCTCAGCTGGACTTCAAATCAAGGATAccttgtctccttctctctccctccttctgctacTGCCCGGGGGCAGGTGCTGGACATCGACCAGGCAGACGCAGGGACCCTGCCCCTGGACTCATCCCAGAAAGTACGGGAGGCCCTGACTTGCGAGCTGAGCAGAGCTGAGTTTGCCGAGTCCCTGGGCCTCAAGCCCCAGGACATGTTTGTGGAGTCCATGTTCTCCCTGGCCGACAAAGATGGCAATGGCTACCTGTCCTTCCGGGAGTTTCTGGACATCCTGGTGGTCTTCATGAAAGGTAGGGGAGAAGGGAGTAATCGTCCAGGTAGGCGGTGATAGAAGGGGCTAGAGACTGAGGCTGGAGGGTAGCTGACCCATTGGAGATGGAGAAGTGCCAGGCCAGGTCTCCAGCCACAGCAGGCATCTGGGAGCACCCAGGTAGAGATCA is from Mustela lutreola isolate mMusLut2 chromosome 7, mMusLut2.pri, whole genome shotgun sequence and encodes:
- the DUOX1 gene encoding dual oxidase 1 isoform X6 — encoded protein: MGFYLALAWTLLIGSWTAMGAQNPISWEVQRFDGWYNNLMEHRWGSKGSRLQRLVPASYADGVYQPLGEPHLPNSRKLSNTAMRGPAGQASLRNRTVLGVFFGYHVLSDLVSVETPGCPAEFLNIHIPPGDPVFDPDRRGDVVLPFQRSRWDPETGRSPSNPRDLSNEVTGWLDGSAIYGSSHSWSDALRSFSGGQLASGPDPAFPRDAQSPLLMWTAPDPATGQRGPRGLYAFGAERGNRDPFLQALGLLWFRYHNLCAQRLAREHPQWGDEELFQHARKRVIATYQNIALYEWLPSFLQKTPPKYAGYRPFLDPSISPEFLAASEQFFSTLVPPGIYMRNASCHFQEVIHSNSSTSRALRVCNSYWSRKHPNLQRAEDVDALLLGMASQIAEREDHVVVEDVLDFWPGPLKFSRTDYLAGCLQRGRDLGLPSYTKARAALGLAPVTRWQDINPALSQNNHTVLEATAALYNQDLSRLELLPGGLLESHGDPGPLFSTIVLDQFVRLRDGDRYWFENTRNGLFTEEEIAEIRNTSLWDVLVAVTRMNPSALQPNVFFWHTGDPCPQPRQLSTEGLPACAPSIVRDYFEGSGFGFGVTIGALCCFPLVSLLSAWIVARLRRRNFKRLQGQDRQSIMSEKLVGGVEALEWQGHKEPSRPVLVHLQPGQICVVDGRLSVLRTIQLRPPQQVNLILSGNRGRRALLLKIPKEYDLVLLFNVEEERQVLVDNLRAALKESGLRFQEWELREQELMRAAVTREQRSHLLETFFRHLFSQVLDIDQADAGTLPLDSSQKVREALTCELSRAEFAESLGLKPQDMFVESMFSLADKDGNGYLSFREFLDILVVFMKGSPEEKSRLMFRMYDFDGNGLISKDEFIRMLRSFIEISNNCLSKDQLTEVVESMFRESGFQDKEELTWEDFHFMLRDHDSELRFTQLCVKGVEVPEVIKDLCRRASYISQEKICPSPRVSARCPHSNADVEWTAQRLKCPMDTDPPQEIRRRFGKKVTSFQPLLFTEAHREKFQRSRRHQTLQQFKRFIENYRRHIGCVAVFYAIAGGLFLERAYYYAYQAHHTGITDTTRVGIILSRGTAASISFMFSYILLTMCRNLITFLRETFLHRYVPFDAAVDFHRLIASTAIILTVLHSAGHVVNVYLFSISPLSVLSCLFPGLFHDDGSEFPQKYYWWFFQTVPGLTGVLLLLVLAIMYVFASHHFRRHSFRGFWLTHHLYTLLYVLE